ACATCGAGGGCGGCGAGCGTCAGCGCGGTACGGCGGACGTAGGGCGAATCGAGCATGCCAATAAGGCGCACGGCAAACCTCCGATGAATACGGAATCGCGTTCAGCGCGACGACGCGCCGCTACCGTAAGGCAAAAGCGAGGTGGAGTGGAGCAGACTTCGGCACCCGAGCGACGGATGTGGCCAACGCCGCAGGATCGAAGCTCACCCAGCGACGGCGCGCCGCTCCCTCTCCAGCGACGCCGGCGAGGTGACCACGTCCGGCAGGGAGGCCGGCCGGCCGAAATAGTAGCCCTGGAAGCACTGGCAGCCGGCAGCCTTCATGAGGAGATACTGTTCCTCGGTCTCGACGCCCTCGGCAAGAACGCGGGTGCCGAGCGCGCGAGCAAGCTCGGTGATCGCCGTGACGAAGGTCATGTCGACGTCGCTTGACCCGGCTGCGTGGACGTAGCTCTTGTCGATCTTCAGGCAGTCGAAGTGGAACTTCCGCAAATACTGCAAGGAAGCGAAGCCGGACCCGAAATCGTCCAGCACGATCATCACGCCGGCCGCCCTCAGGCCGTCGAGGTTTGCCCGTTCGACCGAGCCGAAATCCAGGAACACGGTTTCAGTGATTTCGAGCACGAGACGGCTGGCCGGCAAGCCGGAGGATGCCAGTTCGCCGGCAACGAAGGCGGCAAAGCCCGGCTGCTTCAGCTGGACGGCGGAGACGTTGATGCCGAATTGATACCGGCCGTAGCGGACCGCATCGCGAATGACGCGGCGGATCACCCACTCGCCGACCTCTTCGATCAGCGTGGACTGCTCGGCAACGGAAATGAACTCGGCCGGCGGAATGGTGCCGCGCAACGGATGGTGCCAGCGAATGAGGGCTTCGAAGGCGGTCTGCTCCTCGCCGTCCTGCGCCATGATCGGCTGGTAATGCATGTCGAGCTGGTTGAGGTAGATGGCGGCCCGCAGTTCGCGGGTGAGGAGCCGGGTATAGCGGTCGTCGACCAGCATGCGGGCGTTGTAGGACAGCACCGTGCCACGCGCCTGCTTGGCCTTGTAAAGGGCGAGGTCCGCAAGGTTGACCAGTTCGAGCGCGATATGCGTGTCGTCGGGCGCCATGGCGATGCCGGCCGTTGCGGACAGGCGCATGGTGCGGCCGTTGATCTGCACCGGCTGCCGCAGCCGGTCGAGCAAGGCCTTTACCCTCTGAACCACCTCGCCGCGCGAGGAGCAGTCGGTGAGGAGCAGCGCGAACTCGTCGCCGCCAAGCCGACCGACGACGGCGCCGGGCAACTCTTCGCGGCAGATGCGGACCACCTGGGCCAGCGCCTCATCGCCGGCGGAATGGCCGAAGGTGTCGTTCAGAGCCTTGAGGTGGTCGAGATCGAGCATGACATAGGCATGCCGACGCTCGCCGGACGTTTGCACCCGACGCCGCAATTCCTCGAGAAAATCGGCGCGCGTCAGGGCCGACGTGACGGGGTCGACCCGGGCCGAGCTTTCGGCGCGCTCCTCGCCCTGCATCAGAGCGAGACTCTTGCGCATCAGCACGAAGCCCACGGCGACGATCAGCAGAAGAAGCAGGGTTTCCGAAACGAGCCCTGTCAGCAGGCCGGGCTGCCAGGAGACCGGCAGCGTGCCCAGGCGGACGAGCATCAAGGCCATTGCAGTAGCAAGACAGGAGGCCGCGAGCGCTCCGACGAGCAACGAAACGCGCCGACTGACGCTCAGCGCGGTCTGAAGTTGTTTTCCGAGCGCCATCCTACACCTTTATGTCTAGGCAGATTTACCGCGCTCTTATGAATTTTTCGCAAATTCCAAGTCGAGATTTTGAACAGATCAGCCAAAAGTCTAACAAATGTCATGACTTGAGTGACGGGTAACGAGAAGCGGCAATACTTCGTTGCCGGCTAAGCAAAGCCGTGTCCGGTTCGGCCGGCGCCACGCCCGTTTTCCCCGCCCGGTCACGAAAAAGGACGGTCCCGCCCGAAGGGGGACCGTCTATATCGGGCGCGCTGCCCGAGGGAGGGGAAATGACGCGCCCCGACATAATATCCGGGAAGAGTGAGCGTCAGGCAGCCTTGAGAGCCGCCTGGTTGGCCGACCCCTCGGCGATCTTCGTCAGGCCGAGATCGGTCGCCTCTTCCTCGGCCAACGTCTCCTTGAGGAGCTTGGCGGCCTGCTTCTGTCCGATCAGCTCCGCCCAGCGGCACATCGTGCCGTAGCGCGCGATCTCGTAATGCTCGACCGCCTGCGCGGTGGCGATCAGGCCGGCATCGATGGCGTCGGAACCGGCGAAGGACTCAAGAACCTCCTCGCCTTCCTCGATGATGCCCTCGATGGCGGGGCAGGTCTTGCCGCGCGCGGGCTTGCCGATGAGTTCGAACACCTGCTGCAGGCGCTCGATCTGGACTTCGGTTTCCTCGCGGTGCTTCTCAAAAGCGGCCTGGAGCTCCGGCGACTGCGCGCCCCGGGCCATTTTCGGCAGGGCCTTCAGGATCTTGCGCTCGGCGTAGTAGACGTCCTTGAGCATGTCCAGGAAAAGATCGTCGAGTGACTTGGTCTTCATGGCTTCACCTCTGGGGCTGAAAGGAAGTTGCCCCTTTCAAACCGGCGGCGGGACGGATTGTTCCAGGCGGTCATGACGCCGAAGCCGCGTTCATTCCACCGGCCGTACGGGAACAATCGATGGCTTGGGCGATTTCACTACCTCCAACCACCGGAGGTCAAAAATGCATTTTCCGTCCTTCCCTTCGTTCCCGGCTGCCGACGCTTTCTGCATTCTGCTCGCGGGGGGACAGGGAACGCGGCTTCACGAACTCACATCGACCGAATGCAAGCCCGCCATGCCCTTTGCCGGCGGCAAGCTGGTCGATTTCACGATTGCCAATGCCATGCGGTCGGGAATGCCGCAGGTCCTGGTGGCGACGCAATACCTGCCGGCCAGCCTGACCCGACACCTTGAAACCGAGTGGCGGCACCAGTTTCCGGGCGGCATCGAAATACGCGATGGGTATCGGCTGCGGTCCAACGGCTATCGGGGCACGGCGGATGCCGTGCGCGCCAATCTCGCGGAGATCGCGGCAAGCGGCGCCGAGGAAATCCTCGTTCTCTCCGCCGATCATGTCTATCAGATGGACTATCGCGCCATGCTCGAAAGCCATCGAGCTTCCGGCGCCAAGGTGACCGTCGCCGTGACGAGAGCGCCGCTGGCGCAGGCGTCCAGCTTCGGCGTACTGTCGGCGGACTCGGACGGGGTGATCGCCGATT
Above is a window of Pleomorphomonas sp. T1.2MG-36 DNA encoding:
- a CDS encoding putative bifunctional diguanylate cyclase/phosphodiesterase is translated as MLVRLGTLPVSWQPGLLTGLVSETLLLLLIVAVGFVLMRKSLALMQGEERAESSARVDPVTSALTRADFLEELRRRVQTSGERRHAYVMLDLDHLKALNDTFGHSAGDEALAQVVRICREELPGAVVGRLGGDEFALLLTDCSSRGEVVQRVKALLDRLRQPVQINGRTMRLSATAGIAMAPDDTHIALELVNLADLALYKAKQARGTVLSYNARMLVDDRYTRLLTRELRAAIYLNQLDMHYQPIMAQDGEEQTAFEALIRWHHPLRGTIPPAEFISVAEQSTLIEEVGEWVIRRVIRDAVRYGRYQFGINVSAVQLKQPGFAAFVAGELASSGLPASRLVLEITETVFLDFGSVERANLDGLRAAGVMIVLDDFGSGFASLQYLRKFHFDCLKIDKSYVHAAGSSDVDMTFVTAITELARALGTRVLAEGVETEEQYLLMKAAGCQCFQGYYFGRPASLPDVVTSPASLERERRAVAG
- a CDS encoding YciE/YciF ferroxidase family protein yields the protein MKTKSLDDLFLDMLKDVYYAERKILKALPKMARGAQSPELQAAFEKHREETEVQIERLQQVFELIGKPARGKTCPAIEGIIEEGEEVLESFAGSDAIDAGLIATAQAVEHYEIARYGTMCRWAELIGQKQAAKLLKETLAEEEATDLGLTKIAEGSANQAALKAA